The following is a genomic window from Streptomyces chrestomyceticus JCM 4735.
AGCTCGCCGATGTCCCGGTAGCGGGAGAGCGCGTCGCGCAGCAGCCGCTCGGCGCGCGGCATGTCGTCGCGGACCAGCGCGAGGCAGCCGGTGCGGTGCACTGCGTACGCGGCCGCGGTGGCGTTGCCCGCGCGCTCCGCCTCCTCGCCGCACTCCCGCAGCGCGCCCAGCGCGCCGACCGCGTCGCCCTGGAGCACCGCCACGTACCCGGCCACCCACAGCGCTTTGAGGCGTGCGTCGTCGTGCTCGCTGTCCAGCTCCAGGGAGCGGTCGAGCCAGTGCCGCCCTTCCGAGAGCCGGCCGCAGCCGACCCAGTAGAACCACAAGGTGCCCGCCAGGTACTGGCCCAGGTGCGCGTCTCCAGGGCTGTCGAGGCTGTATTCCAGGGCGATCCGCAGGTTGGGCAGCTCGCACTCGATACGGGCGGCGACCTCGGCCTGCCGAGGACTGAACCAGTCCAGCTCGCACCAGGTGGCCAGGCCCACGTACCAGTCGCGGTGCCTGCGGCGCAGCCGCTCGACGTCGCCCAGCGCTTCCAGCCAGCCGACGCCGTACTCCCGTACGGTGTCCAGCATCCGGTAGCGCAGGCCCGCCGGGGTCTCCTCCCGTACGGCCACGGACTGGGCCACCAGTTCACCGAGGACGTCGAGCAGTTCGTCCGCGGGCAGGTCGGGGCCGGAACAGATGTACTCGGCGGCGTCCAGGTCGAACTGCCCGGCGAAGACGGAGAGCCGTGCCCACAGCAGGCGCTCCGCGGGGGTGCACAGCTCGTGACTCCAGCCGATCGTCGTCCGCAGGGTCTGGTGGCGTGCCGGAGGGGCGCACTGCTCAGGGAAGGCCGGGGGAGCGGTGCGGGTGCCCCCGGTCAGCAGCCGGAAGCGGTCGTCGATCCGGTGCAGCAGTTGTTCCACCGACAGGGCCCGCAGCCGCCCGGCGGCCAGTTCCAGGGCGAGCGGGATGCCGTCGAGCCGCCGGCACAGCTCGGCGACGGCGGCCTCGCCGTCCGCGTCGGTGCGGAAGCCGGGGACGACGGCGGCGGCGCGGTCGTGGAAGAGGGCGGCCGCGTCCGGGCCGTCCATCGGCGGCAGCGGCAGGTTCTGCTCGCCGGGCAGCCCGAGCGGGCGCCGGCCCGCCGCCAGGACCCGCAGGCCGGGCGCCCGTCGCAGCAGGTCGGCGGCGAGCGCGGCGCAGTCGTCGACCAGGTGCTCGTACCCGTCCAGGACGAGCAGCAGCTCACGTCCGGCGAGGTGGTCGCGGAGCGCGGCGCGCGGCGGCCGGCCCGTGTGGTCGGCGAGGCCCAGCGCTTCGGCGACGGCGTGGTCCAGCAGGCCGCCGTGGCGCAGGGCGGCCAGCTCGACCAGCCACACCCCGTCGCAGAAGCGATCCTGCAAGATCGCTGCGGCCTGGGTGGCGAGCCGGGTCTTCCCGGCCCCGCCGACACCGGTGACCGTCACCAGCCGGGCGGACTCCAGGTGACCGGCGAGCGCGGCGAGTTCACCGCCGCGGCCGACGAACCGGGTCAGCTCCGCGGGCAGGTTCCCGGGCACCCGCAGGCGCGCGGCGAAGGGGCGGGGAACCCGGGAGAGGGGATCGGGGCGCATCGGGCGTCGCATGGAACACGGAGCGTACTCGCAGGTGTGCGCACCGTACAATCGCCCGTCGGCGGGGCCCGCGCCGCACGGGGAACGCGGTACGGGCCGGCGGCCGCGGCGCGATAGGCTCGGGCTCTGCCGTTCGAGCGGGACGAAACCAGAACAAGTCAGTCGGAGAGTGGTGCCAACGTGTCCGGTGGAGAGGTGGCCGGGATCCTCGTGGCCGTCTTCTGGGCGATCCTCGTGTCCTTCCTGGCCCTGGCGCTGGTGAGGCTCGCGCAGACGCTCAAGGCGACGACCAAGATGGTCGCCGAGGTGTCCGAACAGGCCGTACCGCTGCTGGCCGACGCGTCCGCGACCGTCCGCTCCGCGCACACCCAGCTCGCCCGCGTCGACGCGATCGCCTCCGACGTCCAGGAGGTCACCGCCAA
Proteins encoded in this region:
- a CDS encoding DUF948 domain-containing protein gives rise to the protein MSGGEVAGILVAVFWAILVSFLALALVRLAQTLKATTKMVAEVSEQAVPLLADASATVRSAHTQLARVDAIASDVQEVTANASALSSTVSSAFGGPLVKVAAFGYGVRRAIGKKGAPPEPKRTVVGRTLPAARRGGRRNRRSKD
- a CDS encoding ATP-binding protein, with the protein product MRRPMRPDPLSRVPRPFAARLRVPGNLPAELTRFVGRGGELAALAGHLESARLVTVTGVGGAGKTRLATQAAAILQDRFCDGVWLVELAALRHGGLLDHAVAEALGLADHTGRPPRAALRDHLAGRELLLVLDGYEHLVDDCAALAADLLRRAPGLRVLAAGRRPLGLPGEQNLPLPPMDGPDAAALFHDRAAAVVPGFRTDADGEAAVAELCRRLDGIPLALELAAGRLRALSVEQLLHRIDDRFRLLTGGTRTAPPAFPEQCAPPARHQTLRTTIGWSHELCTPAERLLWARLSVFAGQFDLDAAEYICSGPDLPADELLDVLGELVAQSVAVREETPAGLRYRMLDTVREYGVGWLEALGDVERLRRRHRDWYVGLATWCELDWFSPRQAEVAARIECELPNLRIALEYSLDSPGDAHLGQYLAGTLWFYWVGCGRLSEGRHWLDRSLELDSEHDDARLKALWVAGYVAVLQGDAVGALGALRECGEEAERAGNATAAAYAVHRTGCLALVRDDMPRAERLLRDALSRYRDIGELNSNVLMAQVELAMAVAFQGDIAEAVRLCEDVRQVCDDHGERWALAYALFVLAYAAWNRGEAARARALLEECLAIDHAFHDLLGAVLAVELLALVTLGEGDPAEAALLQGAAGRIWPSVGLPLFGSRYYNQPHQLCEEQARELLGAERYERCVRAGARLDLDATVARILSGSDSSGGGSGNGGARPDGAVPGPRATAPGPRPENSEPATSPTASGGETTG